The nucleotide sequence GTCCTGAAGCTGCCCCTGGCTGGGTCGACTTCCAAAATCGGGTCGATTACCACTCCCCGGCCGATTCCCAATATTCGGACGATTACCGCCACTTGGCCTGTTTCCAGCGTTGGGGCGGTTATTGCCACTGGGACGATTGTTGAGATTCGGACGGTTTCCACCAGAGGGTCGGTTATTGAAATTCGGTCGATTTCCCCCACTGGGCCGACTGGTTGGTCTGGATACGGAGGGTCTGCTCATCGAAGGGCTGCGACCACCGCCTCCACCGCCGCTAAAACTACGGCCGCCACCTCCACCACCTCGAGCGCCTCCACCGCCTCCGCGGCCGCCACGGGCGTAAATATCTTCAGATATCAGAGAGAGGGAAAGCATTCCCACAAGTATTGCAATGCAGGGAGTTTTCATATTAGTCTCACCTTTTAAAAACATATAAGATTGATCGCTATGACGCGTACTGTCGCATTCTTTTTCTTTACGGCTGACGCACCACAGTAATTTCTTCGACTCCGGGAAGCAGGACCCCATCGACTTCACGCCCGAGGGAACGGAATTTAAACGTATTATCATCCACCTTAGTTATAATATTGATTCCAGAGGCTTTTTCACCGTTTGCCAGTACCTGCAGTGTGCGTATCGTCCACTGGTTTTCCTTTTGTGTCCACATGCCAACCCCGAAACCACCTTCTGAATCGAATAACCAGGAACGAATCGTCTGTTTATCCGGATCCCAGCCAATGACCTGGGTTCCTTCCATCTCCACTCGATCTTCAATATGGACTTTGAATGAACGCGTGATGAAATTTTTGTTTTTCGTCCAGCGGCAGACGGTTTCTATTGTCGAGTCATCGCTGGTATCAACCCACGTACCAATCATCCACTCCAGGGACTTCAGCTGTTCATAATGTGTTTGAGGTACAATGACTTTCGTTTCTTTGACACTATCCAGCTTCCATCCTGCAGGGGTTTTCACATGCACCGCCGTGTATTCTGTTACATCCGGTTCCTGCTCTGGAGCCACGACGCGGGCAACCCCTTCCTCAATGGCAACACCGGGAGAAATAAACTGAATTCCTACACTATCCAGCTCAATCTTTACATTGGGAGTTGCTTTGAAATACTCAGTAAAGCTTTTTTCCAGGGCATCATGTCCGGTTAAAGTTTCGCCTCCTGGAGTCACAAATTCGCCAGTAGAAGTCCAGTGAGCGGCAACAGCTTTGGCATCCCCTTTGTCAAAGGCGGTTTTGTAAGAATCAATGGCTGCGCGAACCGCAGTCTCGTCTGCAGAGGGAGTGGGAGTATCGGAATCAGTCTCTGCAGCAGAAACTGTCACACCTCCCCAGAACAAACACAGCAACAGTAATTTCATTTGACGCATCATCGTATCTCCATATTCTACAGTTTTCTTATAGAAATCCGCGGGATGATTCCCGGAACTCATTGCCGAACAACTTTAGCGGGTAGCATTCATCTCCAGTGCGAATCTTCTCCTAAATGACACACAAAACGTTACAGTAATCTTTGATTATGTAAAGTCTGAAACATCCCCATACGACTATGGGACAGTCTGAAAGCAGTCGCACCATTCCCCTCACAATGATGTAAATCAGCCTGTAATGGAATGGCTCCGGAAACAGAAGAGAGAACTCAGCATTGAGAGAAGAATTGAAATTGCCCCGATTGTTTCAGTTTCGCATAATTGAAACAGTTTCGCCAGAATTGATTTCCTGCAAAACGCGGGTTTTATCAAAATATCAGAGTTGAAATTCTCTGAATCACATCACTGCTGTTTCATGCATGAGACTGAGTAAAGTGCAGGCTTCAGCGATTGGGACTTCCCTGCTCCGGACGATGACTCAGTTGCGGGTGCTGCCTGCAAATCCAGATCGATTTTCTGATGTTTTTAAATGATTGGAATATTGCGATCCAATTTGATCAGAAACGTGGAGTAATTTTGAGCTGCTCGATTTTACTGAGGCTGTCCTGGACATCCTGATCATCGGGAGACTGTTGCTGCAGGACCAGATAGTTCTCTTCTGCCTGGGATAGCATATTATAGAACAACTGATATTTTGCGAGTTGCTTTCGGATTTCTACCTGGTCTGGATCCAGTGCATGTGCTCGTTCCAGCAGCCTGAGCGCCTTCCCGGGAACTCCCTCTGATTCATATATTGCGGCCAGTTTCAGTATGGAATCTCGAGTTTCAGAATCCAGCTGTTGATTCTGAAACTCTTCTGACCTGCTCTGCCCTTTAAAGAATTTGTTGAAATACTGTTCCTGTTCAATCAGTGTCTGCAAAGTCACTGTCGCTTCATTTTCGGGATCACTGATGTTTTTTAACGCTGCCAGAGCCTGTTCAGGATGACCATTCAGCAAATGCAGGCGTGCCTCTAATACACGAGCAGTATCCCTGTCCTGTTTCGTTGCGTCCTGCGAATCAAGCACTTTCTGCACATATTTCATCGCATGCTCATAACGCGCCAGTCTCCAGTAATTCTCAGCGATCAGAAGCATTTTCGCGGGCCCATTCTCTTCCTCTATTTCATCTGGACCGGCTTTCTGTTTCAACATATTCTGAGCATGGTCATAGCCCCGCTGGATATTGTTTCGATGCAGTTTTGAATTAGGCATTAACGAAGCTCTTTTAAATTCTACCAATGCCGATTCGTACTCCTTCACCCCAACATAGGACCAACCCAGCAGGCAAACAACACGGATATCCTCAATCTGTTTTTTCTGAAGTTCCTGAATCAGTTGGATTGCTTCATCAAATTTCTGCACCGCCTGTAATTGTTCAAGATAACCGATCTGGCAGGAGAGTTGATCGGGGTTTTTCTCATATGCCCGTCGGGCAATTTCCATTGATTCCTCTGCACGCCAGTATTGATGACGGACTGTTCCTTCATAATTTGGCTGCACTTCTATCACCATCACCCCCCGCTGTGAATAAACGGGGGTCAGCCGATAAACCGGATCAGAATCAAGTAAATACCATTTAAATGCGCCGACGTAGTTTCGGCTATAACACACGAGGTATTTCGCTGAGAAAGATTGAATCTGCTGATGAAGCTGTTCTATACTCAACTTCTCCAGATACGCTGCCTGCTGATAGCGATGTGCACTGATAGCTGCATCAGCTCGTCTGGTCATAACCCGGTCGGTCGGTTCTGAATTTTTCTGAATCCAGTTACCGGCTGCCACGAAATTAGAAAAATTGGCCCCGGGGAACTCCGTCTCATAAAACGACTCACCCATTGATATCATTTTCTGATTCGCATAAATCAGCCTCAGATCAGTTCTGATCTGTGTAATTCCCATAATGACACACCCAAAAACCAGAGCCCCAGCCAGTACTCGTTTTCCTTGAACAGCGAACGGTTTTGCACTGGATCCCAATGCCTTCATTCCAGATGGCAGGAATGCCAGGAGAACAGGTATTAGAGGTAATGTAAACCGCAACTGTAACCACGGCCAGACCGCAAGCATCATGAAAGTAAGCAGCAGATAGTAAAAACTGACTGCCCCCCCTCTGTCCCATCTCTTCAACATTCCATACACAGCTAGAGAAATGAGAATCAGACTCGCCAGTAAATACAATAACTGTGAACCCGGAAGTACATAGTTCTCATTCAATACCAGACGTTCGTATTCCGGAAATTCTCCTGGCATTCCGGGGAATAATTTCTGACATAGTCCCACGAAGTGAGCCAATACACGATTGACCATGCTTACCAGCATTCCCAGGACTCCAACCTTTTCGAATTCATTGGCCAACACGGAGGAATAACTTACTGATTGATGGGCACTGTTGCGGATCATCCAGGCCCCTGTTACTGCCAGGGAACAGAATACACTGATTAGACAGGGCCAGCGTTTGCGGTTGGTGACGGACCAGATCCCCAGCGCTACCACCAGACTGATGCCAATGGTCCTGAGTAACGGCAGAAACATCAGCAGGCATGTGAGCAGAAACAGATTTCGCTTTGATATCATCTCAGAATCACGGGCAATCAGGTATAAAATCGCCAGGGTACACGCGATAAATGGTACTTCGGACATCATCAGCGTGGAATACAGCAGTACATACGGATTCGTAGCAAAGATGAACGTAAGCAGAAGTTGAGGCCAATGGATGCGATCTGTCTGTTCGAGAGACGATTCTGCAATCGAGATTTCCAATCGGCACATCAGCCCGTAGAACAAAACGAGCATACAGACAGCGGTAATCAATACGGTTACTTTTGCCATAATCACATCGTAAGGCGCAATTAAAGCAGCGGGAATCAGGAGGAGTGACAGCCCGGGTGGGCGTAACGTAAAGTAAGGCTCTTCCGGGGAGTATATTTGCCGGTATTCAAAATCATTGATCAGTCCCCGGGCCATAATCACGTAGTCAGCACTATCGGGATTATACATTAATGTTTCTGTCAGACGCGCACTGCAAAGTATGGCAAATACAATTACGATTGCCATAATCAGCTTTTGCGAAAGAATCTGTTTTGTAAAGCGCTCCCATTTCATGATTCAACCATTACAGACGGAGATAAGATATAGAAATTCTGATTAGCGATCAGTCGGATCATCAAATCCAGAAATCAATATTTTCAACACTAAATCAGACAAGGGATTATTGATTTTCAGTTTTTGCTGTTTCAACGGATTCGTTGTGCCCCACCTGCGACAGATCATGAATTCGAATCGCATTTCGCAGGACGTCCTTAACTCCCGGACGAGGACGGCATTCAACCAGCAATTGAAATGCAAAAAGTGATGGCCAGATTTTTGCACCAAGATCAGCAATCCAGCCGAGATATTTACCGGTTCGCCCTGCCATCACAGCTGCAAATGGCACTCCTACTCCACGAACCCGTTCAATCTCATAACCACAATCGCTTAACATCTGCAGCAAAGATTTTCGCGTAAACAGTCTTTTATGCGTAATGTCAAGTATTCCCCGTTCTGCATAGTTAAATCGCCCGAGCAATAGATTCATTCGCACAGCAGCAAACGCGATGTTGGGAGTGGAAATGATAAAGACAGGGAATGACGTCTCTAATTCTCTGCTTTCGGACTGCTCAATATCGAACCCGGTATCATACTCAGAGCCGATCTGTGAAAGATCTGGTTCAGCAGCTTCGTTATCAGTATCATCAGATAATCGATCATGAGCCTGATTTCGAATCCCCAGTAAAAATTCTTCCGGATCTGCCAGGTGCTCAATCACGTCCATCAGCAGCACAGTATCGTAATTACAAATTGAAACGGGCAGTTCGTCCTGTTCCAGATTTGCGATATGGAAATCGGACATTGTACCGGGTAGTGGTGTAGCACAATCAATCCCGGTCACCTGCATGCCTGCCTGTTCACAGCGGGCAGCAATATGACCTGGACCACAGCCGATATCCAGAACCTGTTTTGACTGCCTCTCCTCCAAAATCTGTAACGCCAGTGCATGTGAAGAGTAGTCAGCCTGGGTCTTATCGCGATACCGGCCAGGTGACAGATTCCGTAATTTTAAAGAGCACAACATGCCTAGCTGATGCATTTTATACTGCAGCGTTGCGGTAAATACATTCCACGCATACTTGAACCCGGAGACGCGACAGACTTCTTCGCCATAAAATGTTGGAATATTTATTTCCTTGACACTGGCATTCACATGCGCTGCCTGCAGCAGTATCTCTGTGTCAAAGTGAAATTCATTGGTATTGATTTCGAAGGGAACACTGTCCAGAAATTTTGTTGCATAAGCGCGATAACCCGTATGGTATTCACTCAACTCCCAACCAGTCATGCGGTTCTGATAA is from Gimesia maris and encodes:
- a CDS encoding YybH family protein → MMRQMKLLLLCLFWGGVTVSAAETDSDTPTPSADETAVRAAIDSYKTAFDKGDAKAVAAHWTSTGEFVTPGGETLTGHDALEKSFTEYFKATPNVKIELDSVGIQFISPGVAIEEGVARVVAPEQEPDVTEYTAVHVKTPAGWKLDSVKETKVIVPQTHYEQLKSLEWMIGTWVDTSDDSTIETVCRWTKNKNFITRSFKVHIEDRVEMEGTQVIGWDPDKQTIRSWLFDSEGGFGVGMWTQKENQWTIRTLQVLANGEKASGINIITKVDDNTFKFRSLGREVDGVLLPGVEEITVVRQP
- a CDS encoding tetratricopeptide repeat protein; its protein translation is MYNPDSADYVIMARGLINDFEYRQIYSPEEPYFTLRPPGLSLLLIPAALIAPYDVIMAKVTVLITAVCMLVLFYGLMCRLEISIAESSLEQTDRIHWPQLLLTFIFATNPYVLLYSTLMMSEVPFIACTLAILYLIARDSEMISKRNLFLLTCLLMFLPLLRTIGISLVVALGIWSVTNRKRWPCLISVFCSLAVTGAWMIRNSAHQSVSYSSVLANEFEKVGVLGMLVSMVNRVLAHFVGLCQKLFPGMPGEFPEYERLVLNENYVLPGSQLLYLLASLILISLAVYGMLKRWDRGGAVSFYYLLLTFMMLAVWPWLQLRFTLPLIPVLLAFLPSGMKALGSSAKPFAVQGKRVLAGALVFGCVIMGITQIRTDLRLIYANQKMISMGESFYETEFPGANFSNFVAAGNWIQKNSEPTDRVMTRRADAAISAHRYQQAAYLEKLSIEQLHQQIQSFSAKYLVCYSRNYVGAFKWYLLDSDPVYRLTPVYSQRGVMVIEVQPNYEGTVRHQYWRAEESMEIARRAYEKNPDQLSCQIGYLEQLQAVQKFDEAIQLIQELQKKQIEDIRVVCLLGWSYVGVKEYESALVEFKRASLMPNSKLHRNNIQRGYDHAQNMLKQKAGPDEIEEENGPAKMLLIAENYWRLARYEHAMKYVQKVLDSQDATKQDRDTARVLEARLHLLNGHPEQALAALKNISDPENEATVTLQTLIEQEQYFNKFFKGQSRSEEFQNQQLDSETRDSILKLAAIYESEGVPGKALRLLERAHALDPDQVEIRKQLAKYQLFYNMLSQAEENYLVLQQQSPDDQDVQDSLSKIEQLKITPRF
- a CDS encoding glycosyltransferase, which produces MSQIQASHKFLVYVVAYEAEQHLYDLFERIPYELFNRSDFHFLVSDDASSDNGPIVLKEWLEAHEIHNVTILKNRVNQGYGGNQKIGFRVAIDNGYSCLILLHGDGQYSPELLPEFARVWSESEPDVILGSRMHSVQSARKGGMPYYKVLGNRILTTYQNRMTGWELSEYHTGYRAYATKFLDSVPFEINTNEFHFDTEILLQAAHVNASVKEINIPTFYGEEVCRVSGFKYAWNVFTATLQYKMHQLGMLCSLKLRNLSPGRYRDKTQADYSSHALALQILEERQSKQVLDIGCGPGHIAARCEQAGMQVTGIDCATPLPGTMSDFHIANLEQDELPVSICNYDTVLLMDVIEHLADPEEFLLGIRNQAHDRLSDDTDNEAAEPDLSQIGSEYDTGFDIEQSESRELETSFPVFIISTPNIAFAAVRMNLLLGRFNYAERGILDITHKRLFTRKSLLQMLSDCGYEIERVRGVGVPFAAVMAGRTGKYLGWIADLGAKIWPSLFAFQLLVECRPRPGVKDVLRNAIRIHDLSQVGHNESVETAKTENQ